In Pseudoliparis swirei isolate HS2019 ecotype Mariana Trench chromosome 2, NWPU_hadal_v1, whole genome shotgun sequence, the following are encoded in one genomic region:
- the LOC130207401 gene encoding TLR adapter interacting with SLC15A4 on the lysosome gives MLCEGRLLSMTYGDSGELDPPVPQKAPQRAFGLPRAAATLVPGPVGRPDSPELTGSDSYISPLLSSDLGRPTSPRIEIPAQARSVGDAPFLVPSSCQSICQNYSDLHIGGDQVLPLSTGDGELRLCTDAMQAPGPFLQSCDVPPATEDSPPAGKTPPGQLPLPPRGGSTRWRQGSARDRSVLFQGREGPFSNSLLNHYLEQKLLDLYQQYMMENMAREGPPGGQSEPGPTCPLLCSELVLTSLDQITLQLSREGKLEAGLAKDLVLSCLLRVAGDMQSSEISTPFLQISNEQLTKSKGD, from the coding sequence ATGCTCTGTGAAGGCAGATTGTTGAGTATGACCTACGGGGACTCGGGGGAGCTGGACCCACCCGTTCCTCAGAAGGCCCCCCAGAGAGCGTTCGGGCTGCCCAGAGCAGCTGCGACCCTGGTGCCGGGCCCCGTCGGCCGTCCCGATTCCCCCGAGCTGACCGGGAGCGACTCGTACATTTCTCCGCTGCTGTCCTCGGACCTTGGCAGACCGACCTCTCCGCGGATAGAGATCCCGGCTCAGGCTCGCTCGGTGGGCGACGCCCCGTTCCTGGTGCCCTCCTCCTGTCAGAGCATCTGCCAGAATTACAGCGACCTCCACATCGGAGGCGACCAGGTGCTGCCGCTGTCCACCGGTGACGGAGAGCTGCGGCTCTGCACCGACGCCATGCAGGCCCCGGGCCCTTTCCTCCAGTCGTGTGACGTCCCCCCGGCCACGGAGGATTCCCCCCCCGCAGGAAAGACACCTCCGGGTCAGCTTCCGCTCCCGCCGAGGGGGGGCTCGACCCGCTGGAGACAGGGGAGTGCGCGCGATCGGAGCGTTTTGTTCCAGGGCCGCGAAGGTCCGTTCTCCAACTCCCTTCTGAATCACTACCTGGAGCAGAAGCTGCTGGATCTGTACCAGCAGTACATGATGGAGAACATGGCCAGGGAAGGGCCCCCAGGGGGGCAGTCTGAGCCGGGCCCCACGTGCCCTCTGCTCTGCTCGGAGCTGGTTCTGACCAGCCTGGACCAGATCACTTTGCAGCTGAGTCGGGAGGGGAAGCTGGAGGCCGGCCTGGCCAAGGACCTGGTCCTCAGCTGCCTGCTGCGGGTGGCGGGCGACATGCAGTCCAGTGAGATCAGCACCCCCTTCCTGCAGATTTCAAATGAGCAACTCACAAAGAGTAAAGGGGATTAA